The following proteins are encoded in a genomic region of Candidatus Zixiibacteriota bacterium:
- a CDS encoding ABC transporter ATP-binding protein gives MFRLAAQDLAKRFGHRKLFKDLSFDLTTGDSLAVTGSNGSGKSTLMITLLGLQRPTRGKIIFSEGDTELDDSGRRRRIAFVSPYFNLYDHLTAEENLTFFATVSGGSLTGKEINSVMERVGLKGRGMDLVAEFSSGMKQRLKYALAVTCKPDFLFLDEPTSNLDSDGKKLVFEIVEQMRSDSIMVIATNEEEEYRLATAQCRLG, from the coding sequence ATGTTCAGACTCGCCGCACAAGATCTGGCCAAACGGTTCGGTCATCGAAAGCTCTTCAAGGATTTGTCGTTTGATCTGACAACCGGCGACTCGCTGGCCGTCACCGGCTCCAACGGTTCCGGGAAATCGACCTTGATGATAACCCTGCTGGGTCTGCAACGGCCGACCCGAGGCAAGATTATCTTCTCGGAAGGTGACACCGAATTGGACGACAGCGGCCGGCGGCGGCGGATAGCCTTTGTCTCGCCTTACTTCAACCTCTACGACCACCTGACCGCCGAAGAAAACCTGACCTTTTTCGCAACGGTGTCAGGCGGCAGTCTCACCGGTAAAGAGATCAACAGCGTGATGGAACGGGTCGGCCTTAAGGGACGGGGCATGGATTTGGTCGCGGAGTTTTCATCCGGAATGAAACAGCGGCTCAAATACGCACTGGCCGTGACATGCAAACCGGATTTTCTTTTTCTGGACGAACCGACTTCCAACCTCGACTCCGACGGCAAAAAGTTGGTCTTCGAAATCGTCGAACAGATGCGTTCGGACAGTATCATGGTTATCGCCACCAACGAAGAAGAGGAGTACCGCCTTGCCACAGCGCAGTGCCGGCTGGGTTAG
- a CDS encoding heme exporter protein CcmB, with protein MPQRSAGWVSKALAVYAKDLRLELRSRYALNAILMFAITTLAVVSFSLGQSGLSAKLLAALFWVVIFFSAMSGLAQVFIREEESGTALALRLLADPDPVFIGKLLFNFSLLAIMTLIVTPLFFIFTDAPTEHALTFIPVLALGVIGLSGATTLVAAIISRASVKGALFAVLSFPILMPLLMALVAATETVFDGGNLWAVASELQFLTAYAVVMITASIMLFKFVWQD; from the coding sequence TTGCCACAGCGCAGTGCCGGCTGGGTTAGTAAAGCACTGGCCGTATACGCCAAAGACTTGCGGTTGGAGTTGCGCAGTCGGTATGCACTGAACGCGATCCTGATGTTCGCGATAACGACGCTGGCCGTCGTATCGTTCTCGCTGGGCCAAAGCGGCCTCTCTGCAAAACTGTTGGCCGCGCTGTTTTGGGTGGTGATCTTTTTCTCAGCAATGTCCGGACTGGCCCAGGTGTTTATCCGCGAAGAAGAATCCGGTACCGCCCTGGCGCTGAGATTGTTGGCCGATCCCGACCCGGTCTTCATCGGCAAACTGCTCTTCAATTTCAGCCTGCTGGCTATCATGACCCTGATCGTAACGCCCCTCTTTTTCATCTTCACCGATGCCCCAACCGAACATGCGCTGACTTTTATTCCGGTCTTGGCTCTCGGCGTGATCGGACTCAGCGGTGCGACAACGTTGGTCGCGGCGATCATCTCGCGCGCCTCGGTCAAGGGAGCGCTGTTTGCCGTGCTCTCGTTCCCCATCCTTATGCCGCTGTTAATGGCGTTGGTGGCGGCGACCGAGACCGTTTTCGACGGCGGCAATTTGTGGGCGGTGGCTTCGGAGCTTCAGTTTCTTACCGCCTACGCAGTCGTAATGATTACTGCTTCCATCATGCTCTTCAAGTTCGTCTGGCAGGATTGA
- a CDS encoding cytochrome c biogenesis protein: MWWKILLFLAMSAMIIASYITPMPQQQIGESSRIFYYHIPQAWICVLAFAMSMIYSIVYLKKHDISFDDRAADAARLGLVFCLLATSTGSLFAKITWGSYWNWDPRQTSVFILLLIYGAYFALRGAIPDQQRRAALSAVYSIFAFVTVPFLVFVLPRMIPSLHPADSVVDSDMKFTMGPMVRVIFFSSLALFTVLYLWMLNLSNRVSRQVRAREDLEF, from the coding sequence ATGTGGTGGAAAATCTTACTATTTCTCGCGATGTCGGCGATGATAATCGCCAGCTATATCACCCCTATGCCCCAGCAACAGATCGGCGAGTCGAGCCGGATTTTTTACTATCACATCCCACAAGCATGGATATGTGTGCTGGCTTTCGCAATGTCGATGATCTACTCAATAGTCTATCTGAAAAAGCACGACATCAGTTTCGATGACCGGGCTGCCGATGCCGCCCGACTAGGGTTGGTCTTCTGTCTGCTGGCCACATCGACCGGTTCGCTTTTTGCCAAAATCACCTGGGGTTCCTACTGGAACTGGGACCCACGGCAAACCTCGGTGTTCATCCTGCTGCTAATCTACGGCGCCTACTTCGCGCTTCGCGGCGCCATACCGGATCAGCAACGGCGCGCGGCCCTTTCGGCCGTCTATTCTATTTTTGCTTTTGTAACGGTGCCGTTCTTGGTCTTCGTGCTGCCACGCATGATTCCATCGCTACACCCGGCCGACTCGGTGGTCGATTCAGACATGAAATTCACAATGGGACCAATGGTGCGAGTGATCTTCTTCTCATCTTTGGCCCTATTCACCGTACTATATCTTTGGATGCTGAACTTGAGCAATCGTGTCAGTCGTCAGGTTCGCGCCCGAGAAGATTTGGAGTTTTGA
- a CDS encoding CcmD family protein: MDGIYVAMAVTLVVWIGLFLYLVRLDGKVKKLEEKNR, from the coding sequence ATGGACGGCATATATGTAGCCATGGCCGTGACTTTGGTCGTTTGGATCGGATTGTTCTTGTATCTGGTCCGTCTTGACGGCAAGGTCAAAAAACTCGAGGAGAAAAATCGTTGA
- a CDS encoding cytochrome c maturation protein CcmE — protein sequence MNAKYIIGGIIIVLFVVWGGYSFMQTTIQYVSIDEARTAERTVQVMGKIDFDVVNFNAEQQRLEFAIYDAEATNEATAKRMPVVYHGVVPGNFEQATSVVLKGKSSDGVFEAEQMLVKCPSKYQGEGTDGYQDIEKHQDGNAATGA from the coding sequence TTGAACGCTAAGTATATCATCGGGGGCATAATAATTGTCCTGTTCGTTGTTTGGGGCGGATACTCGTTCATGCAGACAACGATTCAGTATGTGTCAATCGACGAGGCCCGAACCGCTGAACGAACGGTACAGGTCATGGGTAAGATCGATTTCGATGTGGTCAACTTCAACGCCGAGCAACAACGACTGGAGTTTGCGATCTATGACGCTGAGGCTACCAACGAAGCTACAGCCAAGCGGATGCCGGTGGTGTACCACGGCGTCGTTCCGGGCAATTTTGAGCAGGCAACGTCGGTCGTCCTGAAGGGCAAGAGTTCAGACGGAGTCTTCGAAGCTGAACAGATGCTTGTTAAATGTCCCTCCAAGTATCAGGGTGAAGGAACCGATGGTTACCAGGATATCGAGAAGCACCAGGATGGCAATGCAGCCACAGGAGCGTGA
- the ccsA gene encoding cytochrome c biogenesis protein CcsA translates to MSWNSPGELLILCAFGMNLLIGFSFFRAARGHHSADGLARKSYHTFMICATAALVYLFYLFLSHNYAIGYVNEYSDSTLGFWLMLSAVWAGQEGSYLLWLFLSAAFGYVILRWGGLYRNWAMVVYSAINLFFLFILVKLSPFAMIDHVPPDGMGLNPLLQDFWMVIHPPVIFVGYASAGVPFALCLAALITNKYADWGRQIFPWVAVTALMIGMGNILGGYWAYKTLGWGGYWAWDPVENSSLIPWFSSLALLHGLLIMKRTDGGLRKTNILLGALTFILVIYGTFLTRSGVLADFSVHSFVDLGTNVYLIGFLIAFTVMTIALFAARARSVGHVRIDYNFWGREFTLVAATALLFIFSMIVLFWSSLPFLTSVFSNEPRAADIKTYNDFALPLAVIYSLMLAVSPFTKQDNFKLASWRTRLIASAGVPLAGAFGILWAVFGIGLVFTVTFSITIAAMAMYLAKPDWRKKMAPSLVGLVIGLGVSLLVGVREPMFLLLFAMTSMAIVTNLGAAAGCLPNRWKSMAGHLTHFGFGIMVIGVVVSSAFATNEQLILTTEEGGESYGVQLEYIGMANGIMHPRNELILTLDDGDGGHEIRPELYYSERMDGLMKRPHIERYLLNDLYFAPQQIQAAEGGGLQIAKGETHQLGEYQLTFLAFEMGSHSEGSGDLKVSVNLAVEHNGHVDTLTPGLVYSTDQYGEPTYISEPAFLDDLGTIPVNVEKVLADQGAVLLDIPGLMEGSSPEVLVLDITKKPLIVLVWIGTTLLLAGCVVSFLRRRSDVA, encoded by the coding sequence ATGAGTTGGAATAGTCCCGGAGAGTTGCTGATTCTGTGCGCCTTCGGCATGAATCTGTTGATCGGGTTTTCATTTTTCCGCGCCGCCCGCGGCCACCACTCGGCTGACGGACTTGCGCGTAAGAGTTATCACACCTTTATGATCTGCGCCACTGCGGCGTTGGTTTACTTGTTCTATCTGTTCTTGAGCCATAACTACGCCATCGGATATGTCAACGAATACTCCGACAGCACCCTCGGTTTCTGGCTTATGTTGTCAGCCGTCTGGGCGGGCCAGGAAGGGAGCTACCTTTTGTGGCTGTTCCTCAGCGCAGCGTTCGGCTATGTCATTCTGAGATGGGGCGGACTCTACCGCAATTGGGCGATGGTTGTTTACTCGGCGATCAATCTGTTCTTCCTGTTTATACTGGTGAAGCTCTCACCATTTGCAATGATCGATCATGTGCCTCCTGACGGCATGGGTCTCAATCCGCTGTTGCAGGATTTCTGGATGGTGATTCATCCGCCGGTCATTTTCGTCGGATATGCCTCTGCCGGTGTGCCGTTCGCGCTGTGTTTGGCTGCTCTGATCACCAACAAGTACGCCGATTGGGGCAGGCAGATTTTCCCGTGGGTGGCCGTGACCGCTCTTATGATCGGCATGGGTAACATCCTCGGTGGTTACTGGGCGTACAAGACGCTGGGTTGGGGCGGCTATTGGGCCTGGGACCCGGTGGAGAATTCTTCGCTGATCCCATGGTTCTCATCACTGGCCCTACTGCACGGTCTGCTGATCATGAAACGAACCGATGGTGGACTCCGCAAAACCAATATTCTACTGGGAGCGCTGACCTTCATCCTGGTAATCTACGGCACCTTTCTCACCCGCAGTGGCGTGCTGGCCGACTTTTCGGTACACAGTTTTGTCGACCTCGGCACCAATGTCTACCTGATCGGGTTCTTAATTGCCTTCACTGTGATGACGATAGCCCTCTTTGCGGCCCGCGCTCGATCGGTGGGTCATGTTCGCATCGACTACAATTTCTGGGGACGTGAGTTCACACTGGTCGCGGCAACGGCGTTGCTGTTTATATTCTCGATGATAGTCTTGTTCTGGAGTTCTCTGCCGTTTTTGACTTCTGTTTTTTCCAACGAGCCCAGAGCAGCCGACATCAAAACATACAACGACTTCGCTTTGCCGTTAGCAGTCATCTATTCACTTATGCTGGCCGTGTCACCGTTTACCAAGCAGGACAATTTCAAACTGGCGTCGTGGCGCACTCGTCTGATTGCGAGTGCTGGTGTGCCGTTGGCTGGTGCTTTCGGTATCTTATGGGCTGTCTTTGGCATCGGCCTCGTTTTCACCGTTACTTTTTCAATAACCATCGCCGCTATGGCCATGTATCTGGCCAAGCCGGACTGGCGCAAAAAAATGGCGCCATCGCTGGTCGGATTGGTCATTGGTTTGGGCGTGTCGCTTCTGGTTGGCGTTCGTGAGCCGATGTTTCTTCTGTTGTTTGCAATGACCTCGATGGCTATTGTCACCAATCTCGGCGCGGCCGCCGGCTGCCTGCCCAATCGATGGAAATCTATGGCCGGACATCTGACTCACTTTGGGTTCGGAATCATGGTTATCGGCGTGGTTGTGTCGTCCGCCTTTGCAACCAATGAACAACTGATTCTGACTACCGAAGAGGGTGGCGAAAGCTACGGCGTACAGCTGGAATACATCGGCATGGCCAACGGCATTATGCATCCCAGAAACGAGTTGATTCTCACTCTCGATGACGGGGACGGCGGCCATGAGATCAGGCCGGAGTTGTACTACTCCGAACGCATGGACGGGTTGATGAAACGCCCACACATTGAGAGATACCTGCTGAACGACCTCTACTTCGCACCTCAGCAGATTCAAGCGGCTGAGGGAGGCGGGTTACAGATAGCCAAAGGCGAGACGCATCAGCTTGGAGAGTATCAATTGACCTTCCTCGCCTTTGAGATGGGTAGTCATTCAGAAGGGTCGGGAGATCTGAAGGTCTCAGTCAACTTGGCCGTCGAACATAACGGCCATGTCGACACCCTCACCCCGGGGCTGGTCTATTCGACCGATCAATACGGCGAACCTACGTACATCAGCGAACCGGCCTTTCTTGACGATCTCGGTACCATACCGGTCAATGTCGAGAAGGTCCTGGCCGATCAGGGAGCCGTCTTGCTGGATATCCCCGGCTTGATGGAAGGCAGTTCACCCGAAGTGCTGGTGTTGGACATCACCAAAAAGCCGTTGATTGTGCTCGTATGGATCGGCACCACTCTGTTGTTGGCCGGGTGCGTGGTCTCATTTTTGCGCAGACGCTCGGACGTAGCCTGA
- a CDS encoding pepsin/retropepsin-like aspartic protease family protein — MIGRTIPFLFPALLCVVAVVGAVEVPFHPDRGLVEVEVLIDGRVKGRFGIDTGADRLYIDQKFAEKNSLSKVGGPPPRLIVGVEGSSAASWVELRSLKLGSEQLYNLKASAIDLGALIKDQRLGYPDGLMGHEILRQFYVTVDYPRRKLEMKMEEPDVFATKKFVSIPFKIHRHLIVVEAVFNDKVTAPMILDYCASTTLVTPDLAKRLGISSLVGARARMESIQVDDSLSTTGVMVSVRDLKNLRQSAGQVQFEGILGGSFLNRHKITVDYKRKKIHLHTR, encoded by the coding sequence ATGATCGGACGCACGATACCGTTTCTGTTCCCGGCGCTCTTGTGTGTCGTCGCAGTGGTCGGCGCCGTTGAGGTTCCTTTTCATCCCGATCGTGGGCTGGTCGAGGTCGAGGTGCTGATCGACGGTAGGGTCAAGGGTCGCTTTGGAATCGACACCGGCGCCGATCGGCTGTACATCGATCAAAAGTTCGCTGAGAAAAACAGCCTGTCAAAAGTTGGGGGACCGCCACCCCGATTGATAGTCGGTGTCGAGGGTTCCAGTGCCGCCTCATGGGTCGAATTGCGCTCGCTCAAACTCGGTAGCGAGCAACTGTATAACCTGAAAGCATCAGCTATCGATCTGGGCGCACTCATCAAGGACCAGCGTCTGGGCTACCCGGACGGCCTGATGGGTCATGAAATCCTGCGGCAGTTCTATGTGACTGTCGACTATCCGCGCCGGAAACTCGAAATGAAGATGGAAGAACCGGACGTTTTCGCCACGAAGAAATTCGTGAGCATCCCCTTCAAAATCCACCGTCACTTAATAGTGGTCGAGGCTGTGTTCAACGACAAAGTAACAGCCCCGATGATTCTTGATTACTGCGCATCAACTACCCTGGTCACCCCAGACTTGGCGAAACGGTTGGGGATATCCAGTCTGGTCGGCGCTCGGGCCAGAATGGAGTCGATCCAGGTGGATGACAGTCTCTCGACCACGGGTGTCATGGTGAGCGTGCGGGATTTGAAAAACCTCAGACAATCAGCCGGACAGGTTCAGTTTGAAGGTATCCTGGGGGGAAGTTTTCTGAATCGTCACAAAATCACGGTCGACTACAAGCGAAAGAAGATCCACCTGCATACGAGATAG
- a CDS encoding HDOD domain-containing protein, with amino-acid sequence MKRTIAKDLRQKLEKFSNLPSIPQIIFKIKQVSEDPKSSAADLANCILSDHQLTSRILRMANSSYYGNYAGKINTVTHAIVMMGFRAVHNIAISMSVYEVVNKLSEKGNFDLTSFWTRSLSSGVIAKYLAHKSNQKKLIEVAFIAGFIHDIGQAILAGGFPDKYEQIAKLEPDAPDICETERVILGIDHQEAGEYVAGIWNLPDTLSKPIASHHRIDLPPGVNSDEIVVDIVYLSDLLYSHVMGGTDPESPTYRAVIAQAKALIDISKESMVQLLTECRDQISEIAKDLQIDIDNEFEHQAAQATEEDEHGMREKISNQEVQLAFLRNATSALMEAKAADEILQVVCEALFRGLQMGMVLVFEYDSKWDSFAGRVGFGLESQQAVQALNLSAKGGLFEHMRKAGRAVTFYKKSPEFAMTKDEAHRLKVDCFAAVPLKILDDVQYVVLAAPPREGGAITDDTLASIMSLTNQAGMVLERNLLKAKMTPAQS; translated from the coding sequence ATGAAGCGAACAATTGCCAAAGACCTCAGACAGAAACTCGAGAAGTTTTCCAATCTGCCATCGATCCCGCAGATTATTTTCAAAATCAAGCAGGTATCGGAAGACCCCAAAAGCTCAGCGGCTGATCTGGCCAACTGCATTCTCTCCGACCATCAATTGACCAGCCGTATTTTGCGCATGGCCAATTCGAGTTACTATGGCAACTACGCAGGCAAGATCAATACCGTTACTCACGCTATTGTGATGATGGGCTTTCGGGCTGTGCATAATATCGCAATCTCCATGTCGGTCTATGAGGTGGTCAACAAACTCTCTGAAAAAGGCAATTTCGATCTGACCTCATTCTGGACGCGGTCTCTGAGCTCGGGCGTGATTGCCAAATATCTTGCGCACAAAAGCAATCAAAAGAAACTGATCGAAGTGGCTTTCATAGCAGGCTTCATTCACGACATCGGTCAGGCTATTCTGGCCGGTGGTTTCCCGGACAAATACGAACAGATAGCCAAACTGGAACCGGACGCGCCTGATATCTGTGAGACCGAGCGAGTCATCCTGGGTATCGATCATCAGGAAGCCGGCGAGTATGTCGCGGGGATTTGGAACCTGCCCGATACGTTGTCCAAACCTATAGCGAGTCATCACCGCATCGACCTTCCACCCGGCGTCAATTCCGATGAAATCGTCGTCGACATTGTTTATCTCTCCGATCTCCTCTATTCCCATGTCATGGGCGGCACCGATCCGGAATCTCCCACCTACCGCGCCGTAATAGCGCAGGCCAAGGCGCTGATCGACATATCCAAAGAGAGCATGGTGCAATTGTTGACAGAATGCCGCGACCAGATATCCGAGATTGCCAAAGACCTCCAGATAGATATCGATAACGAGTTCGAACATCAGGCAGCCCAGGCCACCGAAGAAGACGAACACGGAATGCGCGAAAAAATCAGTAATCAAGAAGTGCAACTGGCTTTTCTGCGTAACGCCACCAGCGCCCTGATGGAGGCCAAAGCTGCCGACGAGATTCTGCAAGTCGTCTGTGAGGCGCTATTCCGAGGGTTACAGATGGGCATGGTACTGGTTTTCGAGTACGATTCCAAGTGGGACAGCTTTGCCGGTCGAGTCGGTTTCGGACTGGAATCGCAACAGGCGGTACAGGCTCTAAACCTTTCGGCCAAGGGGGGATTGTTCGAGCACATGCGCAAAGCCGGTCGGGCTGTCACCTTCTACAAAAAGAGCCCGGAATTCGCCATGACCAAAGATGAAGCCCATAGGCTCAAAGTAGATTGTTTTGCGGCTGTTCCCTTGAAAATCCTCGATGACGTCCAGTATGTGGTTTTGGCTGCACCGCCACGGGAGGGCGGCGCTATCACGGACGATACGCTGGCCTCCATAATGTCATTGACCAACCAAGCCGGTATGGTTCTTGAGCGCAATCTGCTCAAGGCGAAGATGACACCGGCCCAGTCGTAG
- a CDS encoding HDOD domain-containing protein: MEQNTDTKVELDNIIATVGELPASPTIVSTVMGLTADLDSRVEDISKVLMSDQSLTAKVLKLSNSSFYGRPKNVTTLEEAIMILGFFTVQSMVVATSAHSMYTKDDAEGYKAKLWRHSLSAAVAARQVAKSVRHPEAEQAFIAALLHDIGKLVLLQKMPTRYQEIVAEVEEQKKTFLNVETRELGFNHCDVAALLLEAWDFPTALTEAIFAHHLLPPVEEGKAAPVAHVVHLGNCLAKRLGVGFGDAVVENLSDLRSAQALSLDEAGIEQLLEEITEHYEAEISIFEES; the protein is encoded by the coding sequence ATGGAACAGAACACAGACACCAAAGTCGAACTTGATAATATCATCGCAACGGTGGGCGAACTGCCCGCCTCGCCGACAATCGTCAGCACCGTCATGGGTCTGACGGCCGATCTTGACTCGCGGGTTGAGGATATCTCAAAAGTGCTGATGAGCGATCAGTCACTGACTGCCAAAGTGCTGAAACTCTCCAATTCTTCCTTCTATGGACGGCCCAAGAACGTCACCACCCTGGAAGAAGCCATAATGATACTCGGCTTCTTCACGGTGCAGTCGATGGTAGTGGCCACCTCAGCCCACTCTATGTACACCAAGGATGACGCCGAGGGATACAAGGCTAAGTTATGGCGTCATTCGCTTTCGGCGGCCGTGGCGGCGCGTCAGGTGGCCAAGTCGGTCCGGCATCCGGAGGCGGAACAGGCTTTTATCGCAGCGCTCTTGCACGACATTGGCAAGCTGGTGCTTTTGCAGAAGATGCCCACCCGCTACCAAGAGATCGTGGCCGAAGTGGAGGAACAGAAGAAGACCTTTCTAAACGTCGAGACCCGCGAGTTGGGTTTCAACCATTGCGATGTCGCTGCTTTACTGCTGGAAGCCTGGGATTTTCCGACCGCCCTGACCGAAGCTATCTTCGCTCACCATCTGCTGCCGCCGGTTGAGGAAGGCAAAGCTGCACCGGTGGCCCATGTGGTGCATCTGGGCAATTGTCTGGCCAAGAGGCTGGGTGTCGGTTTTGGCGACGCCGTCGTCGAGAATCTGAGCGATCTTAGATCCGCCCAGGCGCTCTCGCTGGACGAAGCCGGGATCGAGCAGTTACTTGAGGAAATCACCGAACATTACGAAGCCGAAATCTCCATATTTGAAGAATCATGA
- a CDS encoding energy transducer TonB, with amino-acid sequence MTGHYQTAVHANTPTLFRETTAFLMKANYQRHMLYGWAVALVVVLVPVLVISLWPAEKMLVIERDATGKDTVSVNLFFEQYEIIKQRPGQSGGSNPPPKPGMTGPFVDDVTLVEDDLDIEQELELGQGGEYEDGSFDDYDPFAPPGGGGGTVYKPDTRDYEPNSPDLDRPPVFIAMDQPEYPPLARRAEVEAEVIIHILVDAAGKVAEVRVEKVTNPNFGFAESAIRAAKSAVFSPAIANHQPVRCWVAIPVRFEME; translated from the coding sequence ATGACTGGTCACTATCAAACCGCTGTTCACGCGAACACCCCAACCCTCTTTCGCGAAACTACAGCCTTCCTCATGAAGGCAAACTACCAACGGCACATGCTGTACGGCTGGGCTGTGGCTCTGGTGGTCGTCCTGGTGCCCGTCCTGGTAATCTCATTGTGGCCGGCGGAAAAGATGCTTGTCATTGAAAGGGATGCTACAGGTAAGGACACCGTCAGCGTCAACTTGTTCTTCGAGCAATATGAGATCATCAAACAGAGGCCTGGCCAGTCAGGCGGTAGTAATCCGCCCCCGAAACCGGGCATGACCGGTCCCTTCGTTGATGACGTTACGTTGGTCGAAGACGATCTTGATATCGAACAGGAATTGGAACTCGGTCAGGGCGGAGAGTACGAGGACGGTTCGTTCGATGATTACGACCCCTTCGCCCCACCCGGTGGTGGTGGTGGAACCGTCTATAAACCGGACACCAGAGACTACGAACCCAACTCGCCCGATCTTGATCGGCCGCCGGTTTTTATCGCCATGGACCAGCCTGAATACCCACCGCTGGCCAGACGGGCCGAAGTGGAGGCGGAAGTAATCATACACATACTTGTCGATGCGGCCGGTAAGGTAGCCGAGGTCCGGGTCGAGAAAGTGACCAACCCCAACTTCGGTTTTGCTGAGAGCGCCATACGAGCCGCCAAGTCGGCTGTGTTCAGTCCGGCTATCGCCAACCATCAACCGGTACGTTGTTGGGTGGCCATACCGGTGAGATTTGAGATGGAATAA
- a CDS encoding TonB family protein, whose amino-acid sequence MSVYSLWSPYGAFELKSKYQRNFLYGTGLTTGMVLLVLLVAWITSMKGEVDTDMAAAVVIKTVADLGPPPSIARKPPQVKVEAPQAIAPKVGIPKPVADDEVLDDDVQLATRDELAEIVAPDIATAAGEGGIEIDISEDDYLPAPDEFIPLEIQPEMIYQEVPDYPRLAKQAGITGIVWVNAALDETGKVIDVVIAKSSGTVALDEAAAKASWNCKFKPGIQNGRPVRCRVVYKVDFVLD is encoded by the coding sequence ATGTCAGTATACTCTTTGTGGTCTCCTTACGGCGCATTTGAGCTGAAGTCGAAATATCAGCGTAACTTCCTCTATGGCACCGGCCTTACAACCGGTATGGTACTGTTGGTCCTGCTGGTTGCCTGGATTACCTCTATGAAGGGCGAGGTTGATACCGACATGGCTGCTGCTGTGGTTATTAAGACTGTTGCTGATTTGGGGCCGCCACCCAGTATTGCCCGCAAACCTCCCCAGGTCAAGGTGGAAGCGCCGCAGGCCATTGCGCCCAAGGTAGGAATCCCCAAACCTGTTGCCGACGATGAAGTGTTGGACGACGATGTTCAGTTGGCTACTCGTGACGAGTTGGCCGAGATCGTGGCCCCCGATATCGCCACCGCTGCCGGTGAAGGCGGCATTGAGATAGATATCTCCGAGGACGACTATCTCCCGGCGCCGGACGAATTCATTCCGCTGGAGATCCAGCCGGAAATGATTTATCAGGAGGTTCCGGATTATCCCAGATTGGCCAAACAGGCCGGGATTACCGGAATCGTCTGGGTCAACGCTGCCTTGGATGAAACAGGCAAAGTCATCGACGTAGTAATTGCCAAATCATCCGGAACCGTGGCCCTTGATGAGGCTGCGGCTAAAGCCTCCTGGAATTGTAAGTTCAAGCCGGGTATCCAGAACGGTCGGCCCGTTAGGTGCCGTGTGGTCTACAAGGTAGACTTTGTCCTTGATTAA
- a CDS encoding biopolymer transporter ExbD — protein sequence MGGEVAERASKGQKKGLRRPKRRIAIRIDMTPMVDIAFLLLIFYMVTTVFAMPQAMEINLPPEEEIEKKVDIRASNLLTIRVDEDGRYWWNIGFVKPDSLPELLPTHPDTPDSIVYRLNPDTLQGLLVAKNRANDKLNTLILIHRDATYADMVNILDEIDLIERSWNAFTAEQKGIEVGDIPKDEKFSYRYALGEWDEVTDNRKVQAARDAIGL from the coding sequence ATGGGCGGTGAAGTAGCAGAACGAGCATCAAAGGGTCAAAAGAAGGGTCTCAGGCGACCAAAGCGGAGAATCGCCATCCGCATCGATATGACGCCAATGGTCGATATCGCCTTCCTCTTGTTGATTTTCTACATGGTGACGACGGTGTTCGCCATGCCGCAGGCGATGGAAATCAATCTGCCGCCGGAAGAAGAGATTGAGAAAAAGGTCGACATTCGGGCATCCAATCTCCTGACCATCCGTGTTGACGAAGACGGTCGCTACTGGTGGAATATTGGCTTTGTAAAACCTGACAGCTTGCCTGAACTATTGCCGACCCATCCGGATACGCCCGATTCCATTGTATACAGGCTTAACCCGGATACGCTTCAGGGGCTGCTGGTGGCCAAGAACCGGGCCAACGACAAACTGAACACGCTGATTTTGATACACCGCGATGCAACCTACGCGGATATGGTTAATATCCTCGACGAGATCGATCTAATCGAACGATCCTGGAATGCTTTTACGGCGGAGCAGAAGGGCATTGAGGTGGGGGACATTCCCAAAGACGAGAAGTTCTCCTACCGTTATGCTCTCGGCGAATGGGATGAAGTCACCGATAATAGAAAAGTACAGGCGGCCCGTGACGCCATCGGCCTGTGA